Proteins encoded by one window of Puntigrus tetrazona isolate hp1 chromosome 17, ASM1883169v1, whole genome shotgun sequence:
- the foxo3a gene encoding forkhead box protein O3a — MAEEIDKPLAVDLDIDPDFEPQKRPRSCTWPLPRPESNAGKAEPAEVGIIPEEEVDENGTDDAPSGITGASKPVSVTEGNQAVAAAAAAPAVETSAAVSDKDTYGSPLSSQHALPACNDSSINGLIPQQPRKSSARRNAWGNYSYADLITQAIESSPEKRLTLAQIYDWMVRNVPYFKDKGDSNSSAGWKNSIRHNLSLHSRFVRVQNEGTGKSSWWMVNPDGGKGGKAPRRRAVSMDNSNKLIKSARGRAAKKKATLQATQDGSSESSSSLSKWTGSPTSRSSDELDAWTDFRSRTNSNASTLSGRLSPILANLEVDEVPDDDSPLSPMLYSSPSSMSPSTGLTELPRLADLAGTMNLNDGLSDNLMDDLLDNISLTASQSPGQDESGANLQGSPVFTFSCSGSSLAIPSGSYGTNSMFSPPSVTGLRQSPMQTIQENKQATFSCGSLFSDQSLQDLLSSESNSRSDVLLTQSDPLMSQASASLSSQNARRSALLLRNDPMMSNQAGPVGQVGLKKVSPSGWRMNCVSSSESDYQSLMKQHLQQSPFRSTSMQLNSDSLLSGVNGSVTSVQSVSQDQFPSDLDLEALSGSFDCDMDAITRNDLMDAEGLEFSFDSHLISSQNANLTSGSFSSTKRTSSQSWVPG; from the exons ATGGCAGAGGAGATAGATAAGCCCTTGGCTGTGGACCTCGACATAGACCCCGATTTCGAGCCCCAAAAAAGGCCCAGGTCCTGCACCTGGCCTCTGCCCAGACCGGAGTCCAATGCCGGGAAAGCGGAACCAGCAGAGGTGGGAATCATTCCTGAGGAAGAGGTGGATGAAAATGGCACTGATGATGCACCTAGTGGCATCACGGGCGCATCGAAGCCTGTAAGTGTCACTGAAGGAAACCAGGCTGTTGCTGCTGCCGCTGCCGCTCCTGCCGTAGAAACCAGTGCCGCCGTCAGTGACAAAGACACCTACGGCTCTCCTCTATCTTCCCAACATGCTCTGCCCGCATGCAACGACTCCAGCATCAACGGTCTGATTCCTCAGCAGCCCAGAAAATCCTCCGCCCGCAGGAACGCCTGGGGAAACTATTCCTACGCAGACCTCATCACTCAAGCCATCGAGAGCTCGCCCGAGAAACGACTGACATTGGCCCAGATTTATGATTGGATGGTCCGGAATGTGCCATACTTCAAGGACAAAGGTGACAGCAACAGCTCAGCGGGATGGAAG AACTCAATTCGACACAACCTTTCACTCCACAGTCGCTTCGTCCGTGTCCAGAATGAAGGAACAGGAAAGAGCTCATGGTGGATGGTCAACCCTGATGGCGGGAAAGGGGGTAAAGCTCCACGGAGGCGTGCTGTTTCAATGGACAACAGTAATAAGCTCATCAAGAGCGCCCGTGGCCGTGCCGCAAAGAAGAAAGCCACTCTTCAGGCCACTCAGGATGGAAGCTCCGAGAGTTCCTCCAGCCTTTCCAAATGGACCGGCAGCCCGACCTCCCGCAGTAGTGACGAGCTTGACGCTTGGACGGATTTCCGTTCCCGCACTAATTCTAATGCCAGCACACTAAGTGGACGCCTTTCCCCCATTCTGGCCAACCTTGAGGTAGACGAAGTTCCCGATGATGACTCCCCCCTGTCACCCATGCTGTACTCGAGCCCTAGTAGTATGTCTCCGTCCACTGGACTGACCGAACTACCCCGTCTAGCTGATCTCGCAGGAACCATGAACCTCAACGATGGCCTCTCCGACAACCTAATGGACGACCTTCTAGATAACATCAGTCTGACGGCTTCCCAGTCTCCAGGCCAAGACGAGAGTGGGGCCAATCTACAGGGAAGCCCCGTGTTTACCTTCAGCTGCTCTGGGAGCAGTCTGGCAATTCCCTCTGGCAGCTATGGCACCAACTCCATGTTTAGCCCTCCATCCGTCACTGGCCTGAGGCAATCTCCAATGCAAACGATCCAGGAAAACAAGCAGGCCACATTCTCCTGTGGTTCTTTGTTTAGCGATCAGAGTCTGCAGGACTTGCTCAGCTCCGAGTCCAACAGTCGCAGCGATGTCCTTCTTACCCAATCTGATCCACTTATGTCGCAAGCCAGTGCCTCCCTTTCCTCCCAGAATGCCCGTCGCAGTGCCCTATTGCTGCGTAATGACCCTATGATGTCCAACCAGGCTGGGCCTGTAGGACAAGTGGGGCTCAAGAAGGTGTCGCCATCTGGATGGCGGATGAACTGTGTCTCGAGCAGCGAGTCAGACTACCAAAGCTTGATGAAGCAACATCTCCAACAGTCTCCCTTCAGAAGCACATCTATGCAGCTCAACTCCGATTCATTGCTGTCAGGTGTCAACGGCAGCGTGACCTCCGTTCAGTCGGTGTCTCAGGACCAATTCCCATCTGACTTGGATCTCGAGGCGTTAAGTGGCAGTTTCGATTGCGACATGGACGCCATCACCCGCAACGATCTGATGGATGCCGAGGGCCTGGAGTTCAGCTTCGATTCGCATCTCATCTCCTCTCAGAATGCTAACCTGACTTCAGGGAGCTTCTCCAGTACCAAACGAACCTCCTCCCAAAGCTGGGTGCCAGGTTGA